The Legionella jordanis genomic sequence ATCCATTGCTGAATTTAATGATTATGAAGACACCAAAATTGCCTGGCGAAAGACTTTAAAAAAACATGCCCTACCAATTAACAAAGCCTACCGTTATCTCTACGCAAAACAGATGGCTCAGTATCTTTTACCACTGTTGGGGAAATACGAAGCCTTTTGGGTTATTCGCAGCGAAATGGGCATCAAATCCCGTGATTCATTATGGAGGTATCTTAATGAGTAAGTCCAAACTTAAAAATGCCCAGTATTCAATCAATGAATGTATTAAGAAAATCCAAAACTACTCCCACGCCAGCCGAGCAGATATGAAACACATGTTGAATCGATGCGTTAAAGATTTACACGAATTAGGTTACATGGTCACGCACATTAAAGGATTAAAGCCAAAGCACATTCACATCCTGGTTGATCACTGGAAAGCCCAGAATAAAAATCCTGCAACAATAAAAAATTACATGGCTAAACTGCGAAAAGTAGCTTCGGTGCTAAACAAGCCAGAACTGGTTAAACAAGGCAACGACAGCTATCAAATCAATAAACGTAATTACGTTCCTCAATATAATAAAGCAATCAACAACATCGATTTTTCCAAATGCTCAGACCCAATGATCCGTTTATCCTTGGAAGCTCAATCCCTTTTTGGTCTCCGCCGTGAAGAATCAATGAAGATTGTACTTAGTGATGCCTGGCAAGGAAATAAATTGGTTATAAAGTCCAGCTGGACAAAAGGTGGGATCGGGCGCGATATTAAACTAACGAATGAGCAACAACGGCAATGGCTACTTGATGCTATAAAGCAAGTTCCTGCTGGACAATCGCTTATCCCTAAAGAAAAAACCTATAAAAATCATCTAGCTCAGTACCATGAAGTCATAGAAAAAATGGGTTTAAGTAAATGCCATGGGCTTCGTCATGCTTATGCCCAGAGAAGATATCACGAAATTACAAAATCCTATGACAAAACTGGCAATGGACTTATATGTCCAATTCAAGGAGGCAGAATATATAAAGAACTGAATCCCCTTGAAAAATATTGGGATAGAACCGCAAGGGAAATTATTAGCCAGTCCCTTGGGCATTCGAGATTGAGTATTACAAAAATCTATTTAGGAAAGTAAGTTGTTATGTAAAGTTTCAGATAAAACCTCATTAAAATCAAAATATGATCTCCAAAATACTTTACATAATATTCTTACTATTTCGGTGGACTTCTATTAGAGTAGTAGTTCATAAATGTGTCCCTTATAACGATTGGAGCCATTTCAACAGAGATTTATTTTCTTTCCATGTGGGGATTTTGGGTGTCGGTGCAGTACTTACTTTTTCGATAGCTGCGCGTTTCATTTCAAGGTTAGCTCTAGCATAAATTTCTGTGGTTTTAATATCAACATGACCTAAGAAGTCGCGGATAATATCCAAAGAAACTCCGCCTTGTAATAAATGCATTCCTTTTGTATGTCTCAATGTATGCGGACTAATTTTCTGTTTGAATTGAGGATGATGCTTCTGAACCATACGCGCATATTTTTGCAAAATATAATTCACACCAACTCGTGTGAATTTATTGCCTTGACGGTTTTGAAATAATGGGTAATCAAATTGTTCAGAAGAGGTTAGGCCATGTTCATGTAAATAATTTCTTAGTAACTTAACAGTATTATCCATCAAAGGTACTGTTCGTATTTTTCTACCTTTA encodes the following:
- a CDS encoding phage integrase N-terminal domain-containing protein; this encodes MSKSKLKNAQYSINECIKKIQNYSHASRADMKHMLNRCVKDLHELGYMVTHIKGLKPKHIHILVDHWKAQNKNPATIKNYMAKLRKVASVLNKPELVKQGNDSYQINKRNYVPQYNKAINNIDFSKCSDPMIRLSLEAQSLFGLRREESMKIVLSDAWQGNKLVIKSSWTKGGIGRDIKLTNEQQRQWLLDAIKQVPAGQSLIPKEKTYKNHLAQYHEVIEKMGLSKCHGLRHAYAQRRYHEITKSYDKTGNGLICPIQGGRIYKELNPLEKYWDRTAREIISQSLGHSRLSITKIYLGK